One genomic window of Salmo salar chromosome ssa12, Ssal_v3.1, whole genome shotgun sequence includes the following:
- the LOC106565510 gene encoding ly6/PLAUR domain-containing protein 1, producing MQSFVLLASLCGYVLCSVWPYQMQCYHCEETLLDNDCSAPKFIVNCTANIQNACQKEVIVGENGVTYRKACASFSTCLIVSAGYQSFCVPGRVGSVCISCCNTPLCNGPRPPRISLAPSHPPTSPTGLLLIVTVSMATLP from the exons ATGCAATCGTTTGTTCTCCTCGCTTCTCTGTGTGGATACGTCCTTTGCTCAG TCTGGCCTTATCAGATGCAGTGTTACCACTGTGAAGAGACTCTGTTGGACAATGACTGTTCAGCTCCAAAGTTCATTGTCAACTGCACAGCAAACATCCAGAATGCCTGTCAGAAGGAGGTGATTGTGGGTGAAAATG gtgtgACTTACAGGAAGGCCTGTGCCTCCTTCTCCACCTGTCTGATTGTTTCAGCAGGGTATCAGTCTTTCTGTGTCCCGGGCCGGGTGGGCTCTGTCTGCATTAGCTGCTGTAACACCCCCCTGTGCAACGGACCCCGCCCCCCCAGGATCTCCCTGGCCCCCAGCCATCCTCCTACCAGCCCCACTGGGCTCCTCCTCATCGTCACTGTTTCCATGGCAACACTGCCCTGA